The following nucleotide sequence is from Firmicutes bacterium ASF500.
TCGTAAATCCAGTTTATCAGAAAAAAATGCAAATCCCGGATTGTTGCGAGAATTGCATTTTCCCAAAGTCTATACTTTTGAAATTGCATTTCTGCAATTATCCTGTATAATGGAAGCATATGGAGGAGGTGCGTATCTATGGCTTTACCCGGGACACCCGGACAGCGGATTTCCGACCTTTGCAACGGGCGGCATATCCCACAAAAGGAACTGGCAAAGAAAATAGGGATTTCCCCCTCCCAGTTGAGCCGGATCGTCAGCGGGGAAACAAAGACAGTCAGCAGTGATATTCTCATAGGCATTGCGAAAGAATTTAGAGTGTCAACGGATTATATTCTGGGCTTGTCAACAGTGAGCGTCCAAAAGAGTTATGACATATCGGAATTGGGATTGTCCGAGGGAGCAGTCCGGGGGCTTGTAACGGGAATGATAGATGTGGAAATTCTCAACCACCTATTAGAACATAAGAATTTCCCGCGTCTGATAAGCCTGATACAGATTTATTTTCAGGACACAGCGGCAAGGGGCGTTATGGCACGAAACAAGGTAATCGAAATGGCTACGGCTTCGCTGGCTGATTTAATGAAAGACCGCCCGGAATACCGGGCGGAAGCAAGACAGGATATACAGTTTATGAACGCCCAAAAGCTGGGGGAGCATGAAGCGGAGATTGAGAAAATCAAGAATGTGTTTATGTCTATCCTGCGGGACATAAAGGGCAATATAGACAGCGGGGAGCCGCCGGAGGAACCAGTGACCGCTGCCATGTTTCAAAATATCCAGAACGCCGCACAGGAGCAGAAGCAGGAATTACATACCATTGATGATGTGACGGCGTTGGTTGCGGAACAGCTTGAAAAAGTCATGCCGCTGGACGAGGAAACAAGTGAACAATTCCAGCAGTTGATGAAGAAGATGATTAAACAGATGGGAAAGTAGATTTTTTTGGAGGTTAAAATATGGATACATCAACTATTGTAAATATTATTCTTTGTGTTTTGTCTTTTATATTAGCCGCCATATCCGTAGTCACAGTTGTGATTACTTTGCGGCAAAATAATAAAATGATTGAAGAATCAACAAGACCTGTTATTTCTGTTTATACTGATGAAATCAATGCTGGTAATCCGTTTTTTTATTTAATTGTTAAAAACTTCGGGAAATCTCCTGCCTATATTACAAAATTTGAGTATGATTTTGATTTCAAAGGTTGTTATAAAATCCGAAATGATAGAGATTATTTGGAAGGACTCAATAATGCAGTTTTAGCCCCGGGTCAATCAAGAATTTGCACACTTGATTATGCAAAAATAGATAAAGAAGTGACATTTACACTTGAATATCATTCTGGAGCAAAAAAGGTATATTCAGATAAGTTTACGATTGACTTAAAAGCTGGGGTTAGTATGCCTTATGGCAAAGTAGCCACAGAGGGTAAAGAGCTTCGCACAATTTCTTACGCATTGCAAGAAATGCTACAAAAAAATCTTTGATAAGCTGATTTAGAAGGACTAATATTGATAATATCAAAACAATTCCATCAGGTGATGAAGAAAATGATTGGACTGGTGGGAAAGTAAAGAACGATAACCTATGAAACTGTCAAAAGAAATAGACAAATCAGAGGTTGGAGGTGGCTGGAAATGAAAGAAAATATTGTAGCAAAGTTGACGGCAAAAGATGATAAATATGCTTGCGCCCTTGCCGATAAAATTATATCAGAAAGCCAAGAAACAGATGAATGGTATGAATATTTTAATGATTTTGCTTCCTTGCTTAACCACCCAAAATCATTAGTGAGAAATCGAGTGTTGTATATTCTTGCGGCAAATGCCCAGTGGGATGAGGAAAACCATTTTGATTTAATTATATCTGATTTTCTCACACATATAACAGACGAAAAGCCGATTACAGCCAGACAGTGCATAAAGGGTCTTGCACAGGTGGGAGTAGCAAAACCACAGTATATTCCAAGAATATTGTCCTGTTTGCAAGGTGCTGATTTGTCAAAGTACAAAGACAGTATGCGCCCGTTGATTGAAAAGGATATAGCAGAAACCGAAAAGATATTGAAAACTCTCTAATCAGGGAGTTGTGGAGGTACATGATGAATAATAAAGACATTGTAAAATATTTCTATGAAGTAATTGTTTCAGAAAATTTGCTTGATGAACTTTCTAAATACATATCAGAGGATTGTGTGCAGAGAACTGGCGAAAAAGAAATTTTCATAGGAATAAACGGAATGAAGCAACATCTTGTAGCATTGAAAAAAACATATCCCGATTACACCATGAAAATTATTCGCCAATATGTAACAGATGGTTATGTTATTTCAGAATTTATTATGAGGGGAACGCACAAAGGAGAATTTATTGGAATAACACCTACGAATAAGGTTTTGGAAATTACAGGGGTAAATATTGATAAAGTCATATGAAACATTTTTTGAGCATCATTTGATTAAACCTATATAAATACAAATCCCGATTGTCCGGCGAAATAGCAAAGCCAGCCGAGACAGTCAACGGTCAAGATGAACGGCGCATTTCATGCGCCGCCGTTGACAGTCCCGCCCGCCTTTGCTAACAGGCAATCAAGGCGGGAAAGCCTTAAAATGGCTTCCCGCCCATTTCAATTTTGAGAGAAAAATCCATCTGCTTTTTCGTGAGTGTTTCCATAAGTTCGGGACATTTTGTCCCGAAGTCTGGCGTGGGACAAGGGACAAGGAGCTTTCATATACGCCCTGTCTGCTGATGAAACCAGTCCTGCGCTTGCGGCTCCACGCCACGCAATCACAGCCCTGTTTTCCTGCCGCTTCAAATGCCTTTGCCCTCCCCAGCGGCAACGACATTTTTACCGCAACGCCGACAGAGCGTATAACACACTACACTTTGCAAGCAAAGTCGTGTGCCAAAGGGGTACCCTTTGGAAACCCTGTTTTGTCGGAGTGTGTAGCCACACTTCCTCCAAAACACAAAATAAGCGGTTGCAATCTGCTGTTAAAATTACAGCCGGATTGACCGCTTATTTTGTTTCTGCCCGCCAGTTTTCTCTATCCTAATAATGAGCATATTTTATAAAAATTATGTTTAATGCGGGTTGAAATATAAACATATAAATGATATAATGGAAACGAAGAAAACAAGGAGGTCACAGCCCATGAAAGAGTTAGGAGAACGCCTGCGGATATTGCGGGAGAGTGTGAAGCTGTCACAGGTAAATATGGCGGAATTGTTAGGAGTGAAACAGTCCAGTATCAACCGCTATGAACAAGGGCAATCGGCGCCCTCTTTGGAAACGCTTGTGAAGTATGCAGATTATTTTGATGTGTCAATGGATTATCTCTTTGCACGAACCGATACCCCACAGGGAAAGCTATATGAATACCGCCCTAAGATTGCGGCGGGAAGCGATGAGATGAAACAATTTATTGAGATGTGCTTTGACCCTCAATCTCCAATGAGTGAGAAATTAAAGCAAACACTTTTTCAAATTATGGAGGTGGACAAATGAAAGGTGTTATCTATGCCCGCTATTCTTCCGACAATCAGAGGGAAGAAAGTATTGAGGGACAGTTGAGAGAATGTAAAGAGTATGCAGAGCGCAACGACATTATGATTTTAGGCACATATATTGACCGGGCTTTATCAGCGAAAACAGATAACCGCCCCGAATTTCAGCACATGATTAAGGACAGCGCAAAGGGTTTATTTGATGTTGTGCTGGTATGGAAGTTAGACCGTTTTGCCCGGAACCGCTATGACAGCGCACGATATAAAAATATTTTGAAGAAGAACGGTGTCAAAGTCATTTCTGCAAGAGAGAATATCTCCGCGGGAAGCGAGGGGATTATACTGGAAGCCATGCTTGAGGGGTATGCGGAATATTACTCCGCCGAACTCTCCGAGAAAGTTATCCGGGGTTTGACCGACAATGCGCTGAAATGCAAATACAACGGCGGCACTGTCCCAATGGGCTACTATATTGACGAACAGCAGTATTATCAAATCGACCCCAAGACCGCCCCGGTGGTGCTGGAAATGTTTACGAGATACAGCGAAGGTGCGACCATGCAGGAACTTGTCAATCTGCTGAACAGCCGGGGGATGCGCTCCATTCGTGGCGGAAAAATTACGTTAAATATTATGAACCACTTGTTGAAGAACCGCCGCTATATGGGCGAATACAGCTATCGTGATGTGGTCAAAGAGGACGGTATTCCGGCGATTGTCCCGAAAGATTTATTTGAACGGGTGCAGGAACGGCTGGCGAAAAATAAAAAGGCTCCCGCCCGTCACAAAGCAGAGGACGACTATTTGTTAACAACGAAGCTGTATTGCGGGAAATGCGGCTCTTTTATGGTAGGAGAAAGCGGCACAAGCCACACGATGAAAGTACACCGCTATTATCGTTGTGTGAATACCAAGAAAAAGAAACTCTGCGACAAGAAAGCGGTCAAGAAAGACTGGATTGAAGATTTAGTTGTCAGCTACACCATGAAAGCGATTATGAATGATGAAGTCATGGAACGGTTGATTGATACGCTTATGGAATTGCAGAAAAGAGAAAATACCGACCTCCCTCTTTTGAAAAAACAGCTTGCAGAAACGGAAAAAGGCATTAACAATATGCTCAACGCTATTCAAGCCGGGATTTTCACACCGTCCACGAAGCAAAGGCTGGACGAGTTGGAGGAAACCAAGAGCCAGCTTGAAATCAGCATTTTACAGGAAGAAATGCACAAGCCCATGCTTACAAGAGAACAGATAGCTTTCTTTATTTACCGTTTCCGAAAATTTGATGTGACAAAGCGGGAACAGCGGCAAAGACTGATTGACAGCTTCGTCAATGCGGTGTATCTTTATGAGGACAAGATAATCCTTACTTTCAACTATAAGGATGGTTCCAAGACTATCACGCTGGCGGAGGTTGAGGGTTCGGATTTATCCGTACTCGGTGCACCAAAATGAACGACCCTACCCAATCTGAACAAACTGTTGTCAGTTATTCGGATTGGGTAGGGTCGTTTTTTGCCTGTAGCCCTTGTATTTCAAGGGTTACAGGCTTTTTGGGCTCCAGATGCCATGTGTCACTGGCAAAGAGCAAACAGTTCAAAATCAGAGAGCAAAACGTGTAAATGGTGGAATTCGAACCCATGCTGACATCACGCTCGTCGGTCCTATGCCTTGCAATACATCACTTTTCTTCTGCCTGACATGGCATTTGGGTTCTCAGTACGTTTTTGAACTATCGACTTTGAGTTCAGTTTTTCTATCCAGAGAAATGGTCCTTAAAAATGTTGTCAAAGTTGTATAATTACATTATTAACTTCTTTGAACTGGAATTTGCTAAGGCTATATCAAGAGAACTATAGGAGCGCCAACAAGGAACAGGAGGAATAGATAATGAAAGATACCGTTATTTCGTTATTAAAAAACGCTTTTTGTTTTATATTTTATGTGGTTATCCCTTTAACTCAGCCAAGCAGAAGCACCAATAGCTAAGACCAGGCGCTCCAGGAGGCGGGGGCCAAAGTCACGGCGGCTGAAGCGGAAGCAATATTCGTCAAGGTAGGCTTGGAGGTACTTTTTAGGCAGGCCATGGTAAGTACCCAGGATGAACGCCTTGGCGTTACTGATTACGATGTGCAGCCAATGGAGCAGGCCCGAATGGGGGGCGTAGGGTTTGTGCTCATGGGCATAGCCCTCCAGAGCCGGGATATAACTCCCGTAACCGTCACTGTGGATCGTACTGCCCTGGACAAACGCAGCTTGGGCAAATTTTTTGACAGAGGTCCGCTTGATATTCTGCGTGACCCGCATCTTGGTATAGAGAGGATTTCCACGCTCATCCAAAGACACAGCCACAAAAACCTTCGCCTTTTCCGTACCCCGGCCCCGTTTTTTCCCAACAGTTGGCCCGCCAAAGTAGGTGTCGTCAAATTCAATGGTCCCATTGAGCTGATGGATTTTGTCCCGCTGACCCATAGCGGTACGGATACGCATGAGCATATACCATGCGGTTTTATAAGTCGTTCCCAGCACCGACATCAGCGCAACGGCTGAGATGCCCCGCTTATCCTGGCTGACAAAGTAGAATGCAAAAAACCACTGCGTCAGCGGCATATGGGTCCTATGGAGCACCGTTCCCGCTGTCACTGAGTTCTGGTGGTGGCACTCAGCACATTGATACCGGCCGTTGGATAGCAGGCAAGCGTGGTGACAGCCGCATTTAGGGCAGACAAACCCGACCGGCCACCGCAGATTTGCCAGGTACTCCCGGCATTTTGCCTCGTTGGAAAACTCTTTCATGAAAGTTCCCAGAGGATACCGCTTACTCTTTGCCATGACCCTTTCCCTCCTTTTTGGGTTCATGGCCTGATTATATTCTCCGGCATATCCCATAATCCGGCCTTTTCCTCTGGCTGATTAAAAGGGATAACCACAATATTTTATTTAGCTTTTTCTCAATATCTGTCAGCTTCTTTGTCTCAGCATCCTCAAGGGTATTGTCAGATGTCCGAGTTTTTGATTTATCGTTTTACAGCCGTCAACCTGTGTATATTCAGTTAGTATTGCTATTCATAAACTTATACATCTTAGCTATTGTGGCTATCAGATATTTCGGCTGTAGTGTCCGCTGCGGTACCACTGCCGCTGCTCATTGCGCTCGTACCGCGCTGCCTGCGTCAGCTTCTCTGCCTCCGCCTCCAGCAGTTCGTTCAGCGTTTCTTCCACGCTGCCTCGCACAAGTTCCTTTAGCTCACCCTTGATTACTTCTTCATTTAGCTGCACAATTTTCTCGGACATAGTTTGCAGTCTCCTTTCAGAATGGTGTGTCGCAACTTCATTCTACCAGAGCGCTGCAAACTATGCCTCTTTTTCTTTTTGCGAAACTTATTCTACCTTATCAGTTTTAGGATAGTCTCGCCGAAAAATTTTTAAGCATTACCCAGCGTTAAATTTCTTGGCACAAAAAAGCCAGCATCTCAGGATATAAGCGTTGAGATGCCGGCTGATGTTTTCGTCATAATTTCATAATTCTGTATGCCAGTGGCGCTGGTGGTGTATTTACAGAGGGGGAGGTTCCGGTAAGAACCTCATCTTTTATCTCCCCGTTACATAGAAAATTTGACCTCTAGAATCTCGACCGGCGCTGTTTTCGGCAAATATTGTTACAATTACTTTGTATTTTACCCCCGCTGTCCCCGGGCGGCAAATTAGGTTTGTATGGGTAAAGGTGTTAGTGCTGCTCATGCCAGGTTCATCCTCTAAGACATTCTCTACAAAATACCAACTATTCCCTACCTGTTTGTAGATATAGATGCTTTGACAACCAAGTTTGTCAACTGTGTCAACTCCCATGACGGAGAACTCTATGTCTATACTTCCTTTGCTTGTGCTGACATCCATGCCAAATACGCTAATTTGGTCGCTGGCTTTTGTGCTTGCTGAAGCGACTGAAATGTTAAGAGCTATGATGCTGAATGCAGCAATAATGCAAATCAGTTGTTTTGTCTTTTTCAAAGTAAATCCTCCTAAAATTGAATTGAATGAATTATTTCCTTCAAATCTGAAACAGGCAGTGATGAAGTGATTACGCATTGAACGCCTTCTGTGTTCCAAGCAACAGTATTAACATTGTTATTGCTAAAAAATTGGTATTCTGTGCCATCTACAAAAAGCTTTTCAACGGTTTCGTTATCTTTTTCTGCAATGTTTTGATAAGATGACTGATTCTGTTTAATTTTAATCAATAGAGAATCGCTGGACGATTGATAGTGTATAGAAAAATCGACCGCTCCCGTTTTAGAGGAAATGTACAAGACAGAATTATCCACTTCCAGCTCTTCGGGTATGTATCGTGGAATTGCTATTTTTTCGGTGCCATTCTTGACCAACGCATCGTATAGGTCTATAAACTCATTTGGGATAGACGTTGCGTCATTGTCCAATATAGCTTTTGGTTCTTTGCCATCAGGCAAAAAGAAAAAATAATCATTCGTCCAGTGAGCAATTAACATTTGGATCACATTGGTGTAACCAGACACAGGGATCATTGTCACTGCGACTAAGACTGCCGCTAAAACCGCAACCATAAGATACCTGCGAAAGGCTTTCGGTTTTTGATGTTTGAGGGCATGTCCAGCAGCCTTGGAGATATCATCTTCCTCTACAGAACGGTGGATAGAATTTGCCCGGCCCTCTTCTGTGTTGTAAAAGGACTGGAACTCCTCCCATGCGCTTTCTGTATCCGGGGGCCGATGATCCGGCTGGGCCTGCTCCTTCTTTTGGATCACCTCCATGATCGCCATAATGTAATCAATATCGGGAGCACTACCGTTTGTCGCAATGAAGTCTTGCTGGAGTAGTGCCTCTAGGTCTGGAATGCTCATATTTTCCAGATCATAAGGCAAATCTTTTTTGCCTGACATGCTCAGAACCTCCTTCTATATTGTAATGTACGTTCAGCGGCAAAAGTTTACACACTTCAAGAAAAAATTTTTATTCTTTCAATTTTTCTTTTATCCGCTTTTTGATCCTATGTACTTTCGTCGCCAATGCCTGTTTTGTGAGGTTCATCTCTGGGCACAGCTCCCGATAGGAATAGCCTTCCCAATAAATTTTGCACAGCAGGTCAAAATCATCTTTAGGCACGAGGCCATCTAACTCCAAGGCCAAGCTGATATGGGGCTCAGCGGGCGGAACATATAACTGTTCATAGCGAAACAGGCGCTTTGTCCACCTGTTTTCCTCTCTGACCAGGTCCATTACCTTGTATTGCAGTGTTTTATACAGCCACCCGACCGGCTTGTCACTGGACAAAACCGTTTCCTTCATATCCCATGCCAAAGCAAATGTCTCTTGTACGGCATCTTCCGCACGTCCGTTGACAGGGGCGTTTTGGTCCCGTGCTTTCAGAAGCGCGCTCGCGTAGCGAAGCATCCCGCTATATTCCTGCACAAAAAAATCATGGAAGATTCTCTGTGCCTCTTGCTCGGCTACATTTTGCTCAGCTGCATTTCCTTGACTCATTCAATCTCACCGCCTTCTCTTTCGCAGTTTTCGCCATACATCTTCTGTTATATCGCCGGCGGTTTGTACTCAACTATTTTTTTGACGCTTTCAATAATTCCAACTATAACCTGTCGCTGGATGCCATTCAGAGGCTCAAACAGAGCTTGAATATAGTCATGTTCCGCCTGGGGCATGGCGCCTGTCAGCAGATAGTCGGTACTGGTGCCCAATGCACGGCTGATTTTGATGATACTATCAGACCCAAGGCCCTTTTCTCCCCGTTCCACACATGCGATAAAATTCAAAGATAATCCCGCACGATCCGCAAGCTTGTCTTGAGTCCACCCTAATTCCTCCCGCAGCTTTAAAATACGGCGGCCAACCTCATTTGCCAGTTGGTTGTTACTTTTAGGCATGAATGTCACCTTCTTCTATTTTTTTAGAGATATTCTATCAATTTAGCCATAGTTTATGTAGTTTCTATCGTGCTTAAAAAGTATTATACTATAACCAAAGAGATGTTTCAACGAATTTTTCCTCTATAGAAATGTAAACAATTGCCCCTTTATAGACATTACATAGTGAGAATACGCCTGTGATGTGCGGCCCGCTGGGAAATAAAGTTAATAAAGGAATAATCCTGATGATCTAAAATCCACCGCCAAGGCATTGTTTTGCCTTGGCGGTGGACTAAGTATAGGGCTAAAGAAGGTCCTTTGAAACGCCCTGCTCTCCAAATGTTGATACAGAGAAATAACCAAACTACAGGATTCTTTTGATGAAATATTAGCCACATGTTGCAGAAGGAGGCAGTGGCGTTCAAAGGGTCTAGAATGGATTTCTTTGCATACCGGCAAAATGGTACGCTTTTCCGACATGCCAGTATTCATTCCCATATGTCTCCTTTGTATAATTTTGTCGAAGGAGGTTGTTGGTATGGGAATCCAACAAAATATGGCTGACATGATGAACATTGTGAAACGGAAAAGAGGGATTTCTGTAGTGGAATTTTCCGAAGAATTGGGAATTTCCTGCTCCACGCTTCAGGAATACCTCAATGCGCGGGGAAATCCCACGGTTCAAATGGTAGAACACATTGCCCGTAAATTAGAGTTTGACCCCATCGCTCTTATAGCGGGCCTTTTTGAACCGGATCAAATAAAAATACTGCTCTTGCTTTTGGAGTCAACGCAGGAGCTTTCGCGTCTCCCGCAGCCCAAAAAGCGAAAACTTGCCGAGTTGCTTCAGGAAATGGTACAGCTATGGGAGGAGGACGTATGAGCAAAGAACGAACGCCTTTACTGCATCCACAAGATGAATTGAGTTTTCGAAAACCCCTTCGTGTTACTCAAGTTTACGTGTTCAGGCAGGGCGGCGCTTACCCGGTCTGTCCGCAATGTGGCATTTCCCTGGAACGGGAATTTCAGAATTTTTGTGACCGCTGCGGGCAAAAGCTGGACTGGAAACAATTCAAACACGCTCAGATTATTTACTCCGGCCCGGATGATGAATGAGGCTTCGTCACGGATACCCCTGCGGGCATACAGCTTCACCAACCGCTCTAAAACGTCAGCACAGGAGCCGGCGGACTGCTCCGGACAGGCGGCCGGGAAGCGGAGCCTAGAAAATTCATCAATGGCGGTATACTGAACAGGCTTTCAGGCCGCCGGGACTGGCACGCCAAGGTTTTATATTCCCATCCCAGCGTGCCAGCCAGAAGTAAGCATATGACCGGCTCTTGTTGTACTTCCGGCTGGCACAGCTTAAGCCATATTTCTCCGCATGTTTTATCAATGGTTGCCTGTATGCCATGTCCTGTGTTATACTCTTACTGGTGAAGGATTGTGGCCTCCTCTCGGTTCTGCCATTATACTCCTGCAGCCCAAAGTATCGCAGCATACTTGAAAATCAGGATTGACTTTTGCGGCGCCCTTTTTGGACAGAAAGGGGCGCTGTAGTTTGAGGTGAAGTTTGATATGAAGATTCAAAAGGCCGCCTTGATTGGGGCGGGCGCGATTGGCGCCTATCTGATCTGGAGTTTTGACGGTGTTCCCAACCTTACTTTTACCGTAGTGGCGGAGGGAGAGCGGAAGGAACGGCTGGAACGGGACGGCATCGTAATCAATGGAGTGCGCTGTCCCCTTCGGGTGCGGGAGCCTGAGCAGGCGGGCCCCCAGGACCTTGTTTTTATCGCCACCAAATACGGAGGACTGGACGGGGCCGTTTCCATGCTCCCGCCGCTCATGGGGCCGGATACCCTGGTCCTCAGCCTGCTCAACGGAGTGGACAGCGAGGACCGGGTGGCCCAGGCGGTGGGGCCGGAGCATGTAGTCCATTCCGTTATCCGCATCGCCTCCCGGCGGACGCAGGCGGGGGTCTATTTTGAGCCGGACCGGGTGATTGGATTGACCTTCGGTATGGCGGACGCCAAGCCGGAGGACGGTTGGAAGATGGAGGCCCTGTCAGCTCTATTTGCCAACACCCGCCTGCGCTGGAGCCGCTCCGAGGATATTCTGACGGACATCTGGCTGAAATTCGCCAGCAACATCGCCAACAACCTCCCCCAGGCGGTGATCGGCGCGCCGGCCAGCCTGTACGCCAGGAGCGAGCACGGGATGCTTCTTGCCCAAAGGCTCTGGACAGAGGTGGCGGCTGTGGCCGCTGTCCGGGGCGTACATTTGCCGGAGGAGGTCCTTATTTTTCCCGGCCAGTCCCCGGCGGCCAAGTACTCCACCCTCCAGGACCTGGAGGCCGGCCGGCACACGGAGATCGATATGTTCGCCGGACAGATGCTCCGTATGGCGGCGGAGGCCTGGATCGCCGTCCCCTACTGCGAATACACTTACCACGCCATCAAGGCGCTGGAGGAAAAGAACGACGGACTGTTTGACGGGAGGGAATGGGAGAGATGAATTACCGCAGATTGGGAAAGACCGGCCTGATGGTCAGCGAGATCGGCTTCGGCGGGGAGTGAATGGACCTCTTTCGAAACAAAAAAGGGTGTTGGCCGTATGGTTGAAAAACCAAAGGCCGGCGCCCTTTTTTGTATAAAGGAACCACTCGCTGGGCGAGTGGTTCCGAGGTGGTAATTTTTCGAT
It contains:
- a CDS encoding IS1595 family transposase ISFiba1 → MAKSKRYPLGTFMKEFSNEAKCREYLANLRWPVGFVCPKCGCHHACLLSNGRYQCAECHHQNSVTAGTVLHRTHMPLTQWFFAFYFVSQDKRGISAVALMSVLGTTYKTAWYMLMRIRTAMGQRDKIHQLNGTIEFDDTYFGGPTVGKKRGRGTEKAKVFVAVSLDERGNPLYTKMRVTQNIKRTSVKKFAQAAFVQGSTIHSDGYGSYIPALEGYAHEHKPYAPHSGLLHWLHIVISNAKAFILGTYHGLPKKYLQAYLDEYCFRFSRRDFGPRLLERLVLAIGASAWLS